A genomic window from Nicotiana sylvestris chromosome 11, ASM39365v2, whole genome shotgun sequence includes:
- the LOC138881981 gene encoding uncharacterized protein: protein MNYFPIKLMYQKLRGVQPKVPWKKLVCNNYATPRWVFILNLAIQGRLTTKERLLRWGMQVKKECVLCGWADETTSHLFFERIFSKEIRQRLLNWQGINKHVKIWEDEIHWETTEMKGKNSIDEIFRMTIAGAVYYIWQERNLRLFQNKQRNVISILKEVVQDLFVRGGKKYKLASRLRLKFLSIVSRRDRG, encoded by the coding sequence ATGAATTACTTCCCTATCAAATTGATGTATCAGAAGCTGAGAGGTGTGCAACCTAAAGTTCCATGGAAGAAATTGGTATGTAACAATTATGCCACTCCTAGATGGGTTTTCATATTAAATCTAGCAATTCAAGGCAGATTAACTACTAAGGAGAGATTATTACGATGGGGAATGCAAGTTAAGAAGGAATGTGTATTATGTGGTTGGGCAGATGAGACGACTAGTCACCTGTTTTTTGAACGCATTTTTTCAAAAGAAATCCGGCAAAGGCTGCTGAACTGGCAAGGTATTAATAAACATGTGAAGATATGGGAAGATGAGATTCACTGGGAAACTACAGAAATGAAGGGTAAGAACTCAATTGATGAAATCTTTAGAATGACAATAGCTGGTGCGGTGTATTACATTTGGCAAGAGAGGAACCTAAGGCTATTCCAAAACAAGCAGCGGAATGTGATATCTATCCTCAAGGAGGTGGTGCAGGATCTGTTTGTGAGAGGAGGCAAGAAATACAAGCTAGCCAGTAGACTCAGACTTAAATTTCTATCCATAGTGAGCAGAAGAGATAGGGGTTGA